The following are from one region of the Pseudazoarcus pumilus genome:
- a CDS encoding D-alanine--D-alanine ligase, with product MTDRFGKVAVLFGGTSAEREVSLMSGSAVLAALQGCGVDAHGFDPAERDLCALRDEGFERVFIALHGRGGEDGTVQGVLETLRIPYTGSGVMASALAMDKWRTKMVWAACGLPTPRYAILDAQTDFDAVAAELGMPVFVKPAHEGSSMGATKVVEPSQLRAAWELAARYDRLVLAEAFIDGAELTVPFLNDRALPVIRIDAPGGNYDYEHKYFSDETRYLCPSGLDAALEDALKRLVMQSAAVLGCRGWGRVDIMLDRDGRPWLLEMNTVPGMTGHSLVPMSAQAAGLGFGQLCIAILEGASLG from the coding sequence GTGACGGACAGGTTCGGAAAGGTCGCGGTGCTGTTCGGCGGCACATCGGCCGAACGCGAGGTCTCGCTGATGTCGGGCAGCGCCGTGCTCGCGGCGCTGCAGGGTTGCGGCGTGGATGCGCACGGCTTCGATCCGGCCGAGCGCGATCTGTGTGCGCTGCGCGACGAGGGATTCGAGCGTGTCTTCATCGCACTGCACGGCCGTGGCGGCGAAGACGGCACGGTGCAGGGGGTGCTCGAGACCCTGCGCATTCCGTATACCGGCAGCGGCGTGATGGCTTCGGCGCTGGCCATGGACAAGTGGCGTACCAAGATGGTGTGGGCCGCCTGCGGCCTGCCCACGCCGCGCTATGCGATTCTCGACGCGCAGACGGATTTCGATGCCGTCGCCGCCGAACTGGGCATGCCGGTGTTCGTCAAGCCGGCGCACGAAGGCTCGAGCATGGGCGCGACCAAGGTCGTCGAGCCATCGCAGTTGCGTGCAGCCTGGGAGCTGGCCGCGCGCTACGACCGCCTGGTACTGGCCGAGGCCTTCATCGACGGCGCCGAGCTGACCGTGCCTTTCCTGAATGATCGCGCGCTGCCGGTGATCCGCATCGACGCGCCGGGCGGCAACTACGACTACGAGCACAAGTATTTCAGCGACGAGACGCGCTATCTGTGTCCGTCGGGGCTGGACGCCGCGCTCGAGGACGCACTCAAGCGCCTTGTGATGCAAAGCGCGGCAGTGCTCGGCTGCCGCGGCTGGGGACGCGTGGACATCATGCTCGACCGCGACGGCCGTCCCTGGCTGCTGGAAATGAACACCGTGCCGGGCATGACCGGCCACTCCCTGGTGCCGATGTCGGCGCAGGCCGCCGGTCTGGGTTTCGGGCAGTTGTGCATCGCGATCCTGGAAGGGGCAAGTC
- the murC gene encoding UDP-N-acetylmuramate--L-alanine ligase produces the protein MKHKVKRIHFVGIGGAGMSGIAEVLANLGFTVCGSDLAETATTRRLQGLGVRVLTGHDAAHVDGADAVVVSTAVSDDNPEVVAARERNIPVVPRAQMLAELMRLKQGIAIAGTHGKTTTTSLVASILAEGGMDPTFVIGGRLTAAGANARLGKGDFLVAEADESDASFLLLNPVISVVTNIDADHMETYAHDFARLKQAFVDFLQRLPFYGVAVLCEDDPNVREIAPQVSKQIVRFGLSEEANVRAENLRAVGRRMCFDVVRVNGSTSRLAVELNLPGVHNVLNALAAIAVATELQVSDAAIVKALSEFRGVGRRFQDHGEIPVAHGAGRFTLIDDYGHHPIEMAATIAAARGAYPGRRLVLAFQPHRYTRTRDCFEDFVKVLSKVDGLLLGEVYAAGEPPLVAADARSLARALRVAGKVEPVFVEDIADMPAAIVDAARDGDVVITMGAGSIGQVAARVAQEYGEGV, from the coding sequence ATGAAACACAAGGTCAAGCGTATTCATTTTGTCGGCATCGGCGGCGCGGGCATGAGCGGTATCGCCGAGGTGCTGGCCAACCTGGGATTCACCGTCTGCGGTTCGGATCTGGCCGAGACGGCGACCACCCGGCGCCTGCAGGGCCTGGGCGTGCGTGTTCTCACGGGTCACGATGCCGCGCACGTCGACGGTGCCGACGCGGTGGTCGTCTCGACGGCGGTGTCCGACGACAACCCCGAGGTGGTGGCCGCACGCGAGCGCAACATCCCGGTGGTGCCGCGCGCGCAGATGCTCGCCGAACTGATGCGCCTGAAGCAGGGCATCGCGATCGCCGGCACGCACGGCAAGACGACCACGACCTCGCTGGTGGCGAGCATCCTCGCCGAAGGCGGCATGGACCCGACCTTCGTGATCGGCGGGCGCCTCACCGCCGCCGGCGCCAATGCGCGACTGGGCAAGGGCGACTTCCTGGTGGCCGAGGCCGACGAGTCCGACGCTTCCTTCCTGTTGCTCAATCCGGTGATCTCGGTGGTCACGAACATCGACGCCGACCACATGGAGACCTACGCGCACGACTTCGCCCGGCTCAAGCAGGCATTCGTCGATTTCCTGCAGCGTCTGCCCTTCTACGGCGTGGCCGTGTTGTGCGAGGACGACCCGAACGTGCGTGAAATCGCGCCGCAGGTGTCCAAGCAGATCGTGCGCTTCGGCCTGTCCGAAGAGGCCAACGTGCGCGCCGAGAATCTGCGCGCGGTGGGGCGGCGCATGTGCTTCGACGTGGTGCGCGTCAATGGTTCGACCAGCCGCCTGGCCGTGGAACTCAACCTGCCCGGCGTGCACAACGTGCTCAACGCCTTGGCCGCGATCGCGGTGGCGACCGAATTGCAGGTCAGCGACGCGGCCATCGTCAAGGCACTGTCGGAGTTTCGCGGCGTGGGCCGGCGTTTTCAGGACCATGGCGAGATCCCGGTCGCGCACGGGGCGGGCCGCTTCACCCTGATCGACGACTACGGCCACCACCCCATCGAGATGGCGGCGACCATTGCTGCCGCGCGCGGCGCCTATCCGGGCCGGCGCCTGGTGCTGGCCTTCCAGCCGCATCGCTACACCCGCACCCGCGATTGCTTCGAGGATTTCGTCAAGGTGCTCTCCAAGGTCGACGGGCTGCTGCTGGGCGAAGTCTACGCCGCCGGCGAGCCGCCGCTGGTGGCCGCCGACGCGCGCAGCCTGGCGCGCGCGCTGCGCGTGGCCGGCAAGGTCGAGCCGGTGTTCGTCGAGGACATCGCCGACATGCCCGCGGCGATTGTCGATGCGGCCCGCGACGGCGATGTGGTGATCACCATGGGCGCGGGGTCGATCGGTCAGGTGGCCGCGCGCGTGGCCCAGGAATACGGGGAGGGCGTGTGA
- the murG gene encoding undecaprenyldiphospho-muramoylpentapeptide beta-N-acetylglucosaminyltransferase, translated as MAGGTGGHIYPGIAVAEELRTRGWDIVWLGNPDGMEARIVAPRGYRCEWIRFGALRGKGLVRKLLLPLSLLSGFWQALGVLRRVKPDVVLGMGGYISFPGGMMAALTGRPLVLHEQNSVAGLANRVLAGVAGRVLAGFPDALRKATWVGNPVRREIAAVAGPGERFAGREGPLRLLVVGGSLGAAALNDIVPQALARIPLGERPQVTHQAGRRQFAALQAAYAQHGVDGELVDFIEDMQARYAAADLVICRAGAITVAELAAVGAASLLVPYPHAVDDHQSRNAQFLAERGAAMLIAQAELDAGQLAGILRGLDRARLAGMAARARELARPGAAAAVADACEALAEGRKE; from the coding sequence ATGGCCGGAGGAACCGGCGGGCACATCTATCCGGGCATCGCGGTGGCCGAAGAACTGCGCACGCGCGGTTGGGACATCGTGTGGCTGGGCAATCCGGATGGCATGGAAGCGCGCATCGTCGCACCGCGCGGCTACCGCTGCGAATGGATCCGTTTCGGTGCCCTGCGCGGCAAGGGCTTGGTGCGCAAGTTGCTGCTCCCGCTGAGTCTGCTCTCCGGATTCTGGCAGGCGCTGGGCGTGCTGCGCCGGGTAAAGCCCGACGTGGTGCTGGGCATGGGCGGCTACATCAGCTTTCCGGGCGGCATGATGGCCGCCCTGACGGGGCGCCCGCTGGTGCTGCACGAGCAGAACTCGGTGGCAGGGCTGGCCAACCGTGTGCTCGCCGGCGTCGCAGGCCGTGTGCTCGCCGGCTTTCCCGATGCCCTGCGCAAGGCCACATGGGTGGGCAACCCGGTGCGGCGCGAGATCGCGGCGGTGGCCGGCCCGGGCGAGCGATTCGCCGGACGCGAGGGGCCGTTGCGCCTTCTCGTGGTCGGCGGCAGTCTCGGCGCCGCCGCACTCAACGACATCGTGCCGCAGGCGCTCGCGCGCATTCCGCTGGGTGAGCGCCCGCAGGTCACTCACCAGGCCGGTCGCCGCCAGTTCGCCGCCTTGCAGGCGGCCTATGCGCAGCACGGCGTCGACGGCGAACTGGTCGATTTCATCGAAGACATGCAAGCGCGCTACGCCGCCGCCGATCTGGTGATCTGCCGTGCGGGCGCGATCACCGTGGCCGAACTGGCGGCGGTCGGCGCGGCCAGCCTGCTGGTGCCCTACCCGCATGCGGTCGATGACCACCAGAGCCGCAACGCGCAGTTCCTCGCCGAGCGTGGCGCGGCGATGCTGATCGCGCAGGCCGAGCTCGACGCCGGACAACTGGCGGGCATCCTCAGGGGGCTCGATCGCGCTCGGCTGGCCGGCATGGCCGCGCGCGCGCGCGAGCTGGCGCGCCCCGGTGCGGCCGCTGCCGTGGCCGACGCCTGCGAGGCGCTCGCCGAAGGAAGGAAGGAATGA
- the ftsW gene encoding putative lipid II flippase FtsW has product MSALQILGLSRDDGSAAAARAARRLVRPQAPPRELDPLVLGPAVALILLGLVMVYSASIAVAEGSRFTGNQSTYFLLRHAVFLSIGLGAGYLAFLLPMRAWQRIAPWLFLLGVVLLVLVLIPGIGRAVNGAQRWISLGPVNLQPSELMKIFVALYAADYTVRKLPDMGSFRRGFLPMAGIIVLVGMLLLQQPDFGAMVVICAIAFGVLFLGGMNVKVFGLLIGVASIGLSLLMWLSPYRRDRLLNFMDPWQDPFDKGYQLSHALIAFGRGEWFGVGLGGSVEKLFYLPEAHTDFLLAVIAEELGFIGVAVVVVLFAILVQRAFAIGREAINLERYFSGLVAMGVGMWLGVQSFINMGVNMGLLPTKGLTLPLMSFGGSAIVSACLALGILLRVDWENRQMKRGVGS; this is encoded by the coding sequence ATGAGCGCGCTGCAGATCCTGGGTCTGTCGCGTGACGACGGCAGCGCCGCTGCCGCGCGCGCCGCGCGCCGTCTGGTGCGCCCGCAGGCGCCGCCGCGCGAGCTCGACCCGCTGGTGCTCGGACCCGCCGTGGCATTGATCCTGCTGGGTCTGGTGATGGTGTACTCGGCCTCGATCGCGGTGGCCGAGGGCAGCCGCTTCACCGGCAATCAGTCCACCTATTTTCTGCTGCGTCACGCGGTGTTCCTGAGCATTGGCCTGGGGGCGGGCTATCTCGCCTTCCTTCTGCCCATGCGAGCCTGGCAGCGAATCGCGCCCTGGTTGTTCCTGCTGGGCGTGGTGCTGCTGGTGCTGGTGCTGATTCCCGGCATCGGCCGCGCGGTCAACGGCGCGCAGCGCTGGATCTCGCTCGGCCCGGTGAACCTGCAGCCCTCCGAGCTGATGAAGATCTTCGTCGCGCTCTACGCGGCCGACTACACGGTGCGCAAGCTGCCGGACATGGGCAGCTTCCGCCGTGGCTTCCTGCCGATGGCGGGGATCATCGTGCTGGTGGGCATGCTTTTGCTGCAGCAGCCGGACTTCGGCGCGATGGTGGTGATCTGTGCGATCGCTTTTGGCGTGCTCTTTCTGGGCGGCATGAACGTGAAGGTCTTCGGCCTGCTCATCGGCGTCGCCTCGATCGGCCTGAGCCTGTTGATGTGGTTATCGCCGTACCGGCGTGACCGTCTGCTCAACTTCATGGACCCCTGGCAGGATCCGTTCGACAAGGGCTACCAGTTGTCGCATGCGCTCATCGCCTTCGGACGTGGCGAGTGGTTCGGTGTCGGCCTCGGCGGCAGCGTCGAGAAGCTGTTCTACCTGCCCGAGGCGCACACCGACTTCCTGCTCGCGGTGATCGCCGAGGAACTGGGCTTCATCGGCGTCGCCGTCGTCGTCGTGCTGTTCGCCATCCTGGTGCAACGAGCCTTCGCCATCGGCCGCGAGGCGATCAACCTGGAGCGCTATTTCTCCGGGCTGGTGGCGATGGGCGTCGGAATGTGGCTGGGTGTGCAGTCCTTCATCAACATGGGCGTGAACATGGGTCTGCTTCCCACCAAGGGGCTGACCCTGCCGCTGATGAGTTTCGGGGGTTCGGCCATCGTCTCCGCGTGCCTGGCGCTCGGCATCCTGTTGCGCGTGGACTGGGAAAACCGGCAGATGAAGCGCGGGGTGGGGTCGTGA
- the murD gene encoding UDP-N-acetylmuramoyl-L-alanine--D-glutamate ligase: MTDVGARFVLILGIGESGLAMARWCARTGARLRVADTRASPPMRAALAAAVPEAEIVCGEFDLQLLDGIDLVALSPGIDPADPVLSEARARGLAVLGEMALFADALDALQVRPATSIIAVTGTNGKSTTTALSAALLAGCGIDAVAAGNISPAALAVLCDRLDEGRPLPTCWVLEVSSFQLESAGAFRADAATVLNVSDDHLDRHGNLDAYAALKARIFAGDCVQVLNRDDPRVAAMALLGRRQVRFGAGVPDEGGFGLIERDGEEWIALGDSALVPLSALAIAGRHNALNAMAALALGALAGAPMPRMIEALKAFRGLPHRVEPIACRADGVVFYDDSKGTNVGSTVAALAGLGRPVVLIAGGDGKGQDFAPLAEAVAAHARAAVLIGRDAPAIASALSLHRFESVRAPDLATAVERANVLARRGDAVLLSPACASFDMFRNYVHRAEVFAAAVRALPGVEALR, translated from the coding sequence ATGACGGACGTGGGTGCGCGCTTCGTGCTGATACTGGGCATCGGCGAGTCGGGGCTCGCGATGGCCCGCTGGTGCGCGCGTACCGGGGCGCGTCTGCGCGTGGCCGACACGCGCGCGTCGCCGCCGATGCGCGCCGCCCTGGCCGCCGCCGTGCCCGAGGCCGAGATCGTGTGCGGCGAGTTCGACCTGCAGCTGCTCGACGGGATCGATCTGGTTGCGCTCAGTCCGGGCATTGACCCGGCCGATCCCGTGCTGAGCGAAGCGCGTGCGCGCGGTCTCGCGGTGCTCGGCGAGATGGCCTTGTTCGCCGATGCGCTCGATGCGCTGCAGGTGCGCCCGGCAACTTCCATCATCGCGGTCACCGGAACCAACGGCAAGAGTACGACCACCGCGCTGAGCGCGGCGCTGCTCGCCGGCTGCGGCATCGATGCGGTGGCGGCAGGCAACATCAGCCCGGCCGCGCTGGCAGTGCTGTGCGATCGCCTCGACGAGGGACGTCCCTTGCCCACATGCTGGGTGCTGGAGGTGTCGAGCTTCCAGCTCGAGAGCGCCGGTGCCTTCCGGGCCGACGCGGCCACCGTGCTCAACGTCAGCGACGATCATCTCGACCGTCACGGCAATCTGGACGCCTATGCCGCGCTCAAGGCGCGCATCTTCGCCGGCGACTGCGTACAGGTCCTCAACCGCGACGATCCGCGGGTTGCGGCGATGGCGCTCTTGGGGCGGCGTCAGGTGCGCTTCGGTGCCGGCGTTCCCGACGAGGGTGGGTTCGGATTGATCGAGCGCGACGGCGAGGAATGGATCGCGCTTGGCGACTCCGCCCTCGTGCCGCTGTCTGCACTGGCGATCGCCGGGCGTCACAACGCGCTCAACGCGATGGCCGCCCTCGCGCTGGGTGCGCTCGCCGGCGCGCCGATGCCGCGCATGATCGAGGCGCTCAAGGCCTTTCGCGGGCTGCCGCACCGCGTCGAGCCGATCGCCTGCCGCGCCGACGGCGTGGTCTTCTACGACGATTCCAAGGGCACCAACGTGGGTTCCACGGTCGCCGCGCTTGCCGGACTGGGTCGGCCCGTGGTGCTCATCGCCGGGGGCGACGGCAAGGGGCAGGATTTCGCCCCGCTGGCCGAAGCGGTGGCTGCACACGCGCGCGCGGCGGTGCTCATCGGCCGCGATGCGCCGGCGATCGCCTCGGCCCTGTCGCTGCATCGCTTCGAGAGCGTGCGCGCCCCCGATCTGGCGACGGCGGTCGAGCGCGCCAACGTGCTGGCGCGGCGCGGCGACGCGGTGCTGCTCTCGCCGGCCTGCGCGAGCTTCGACATGTTCCGCAACTACGTGCATCGCGCCGAGGTATTCGCTGCGGCGGTGCGCGCGTTGCCGGGCGTGGAGGCGCTGCGATGA
- the mraY gene encoding phospho-N-acetylmuramoyl-pentapeptide-transferase, protein MLLELALWLGQDVRAFNVFGYITLRTVLAAMTALVISFLLGPPVIRWLAVKKIGQAVRDDGPKSHLTKAGTPTMGGALILIAIGITVLLWGDLSNHYVWVTLFVTLGFGAVGWVDDWRKVVHRDPKGLASRWKYLWTSAIALAAALFLGLTASAPAQTELIVPFFKGVAYPLGLFGFVALSYFVINGTSHAVNLTDGLDGLAIMPTVMVAGALAIFAYVAGHAGFAKYLGVPYIAGAGELAIFCGAICGAGLGFLWFNAYPAEVFMGDVGALALGAALGVIAVIVRQEIVLFIMGGLFVAETLSVMLQVVYYRMSGGKRIFRMAPLHHHYELGGWKETQVVVRFWIITIMLVLFGLSTLKLR, encoded by the coding sequence ATGTTGCTTGAACTCGCGCTGTGGCTGGGCCAGGACGTGCGTGCCTTCAACGTCTTCGGCTATATCACGCTGCGTACCGTGCTCGCGGCGATGACGGCGCTGGTGATCTCCTTCCTGCTCGGGCCCCCGGTGATCCGCTGGCTGGCGGTCAAGAAGATCGGCCAGGCCGTGCGCGATGACGGTCCCAAATCGCATCTGACCAAGGCCGGCACGCCGACCATGGGCGGTGCGCTGATCCTGATTGCCATCGGCATCACGGTGCTGCTGTGGGGCGATCTGTCCAATCACTACGTGTGGGTCACGCTGTTCGTGACCCTGGGCTTCGGCGCAGTGGGCTGGGTCGACGACTGGCGCAAGGTCGTGCACCGCGATCCCAAGGGGCTGGCCAGCCGCTGGAAGTATCTGTGGACCTCGGCCATCGCGCTGGCTGCCGCTCTGTTTCTGGGGCTGACCGCAAGCGCGCCGGCGCAGACCGAGCTGATCGTGCCCTTCTTCAAGGGCGTGGCCTATCCGCTGGGCCTGTTCGGCTTCGTCGCGCTGTCCTACTTCGTGATCAACGGCACCAGCCACGCGGTGAACCTGACCGACGGCCTCGACGGCCTGGCGATCATGCCCACCGTGATGGTCGCCGGTGCGCTGGCCATCTTCGCCTATGTCGCCGGGCATGCAGGCTTCGCCAAATACCTGGGCGTGCCCTACATCGCGGGCGCCGGCGAGCTGGCGATCTTCTGCGGCGCGATCTGCGGGGCCGGATTGGGCTTCCTGTGGTTCAACGCCTATCCGGCCGAAGTGTTCATGGGCGACGTCGGGGCGCTGGCGCTGGGTGCGGCGCTGGGCGTGATCGCAGTGATCGTCCGCCAGGAGATCGTGCTCTTCATCATGGGCGGCCTGTTCGTCGCCGAGACGCTGTCGGTGATGCTGCAGGTGGTCTATTACCGCATGAGCGGCGGCAAGCGCATCTTCCGCATGGCACCGCTGCACCATCACTACGAACTGGGCGGCTGGAAGGAAACCCAGGTCGTGGTGCGATTCTGGATCATCACCATCATGCTCGTGCTGTTCGGGCTGTCGACGCTGAAGCTGCGATGA
- a CDS encoding UDP-N-acetylmuramoyl-tripeptide--D-alanyl-D-alanine ligase, translating into MMTLAELAQALDAQLHGEGATRFESVGTDSRRVRDGELFVALRGERFDAHDFVPDALAGGAVAALIDRQGFARLRTARPLLVVEDTLVALGRLAAYWRSRFDIPLIGVTGSNGKTSVKEMCAAILREHLQGEDTVLATVGNLNNDIGLPLTLLGLREGHRAAVVELGMNHPGEIARLAAIARPTVAIVTNAQRAHLEGLRSLDEVAREKGAIYTAGREDAVAVINADDARADYWRSLVAGRRMLAFGIARDADVRGSAIVHGLGVELEVDSFAGHARIVLRVPGEHNARNALGAAAACLAAGVGLDTVVAGLQAYTGTCGRLQKVTGPRGTCIIDDTYNANPDSVRAAIDVLAAMPGRKLLVLGDMGEVGETAAQVHDEVGGYAKSRGVDALFAFGDLSLLAARNFGDGGRHFGSIESLVAALAPYFAADTTVLVKGSRFMRMERVVEALLAARDAGAAGPQGDSDVA; encoded by the coding sequence ATGATGACGCTGGCCGAACTGGCGCAGGCGCTCGACGCGCAACTGCATGGCGAGGGCGCGACGCGCTTCGAATCGGTGGGCACCGACAGCCGGCGTGTGCGCGACGGCGAACTGTTCGTGGCGCTGCGCGGCGAGCGCTTCGATGCGCACGATTTCGTGCCCGATGCGCTGGCCGGTGGCGCGGTCGCGGCGCTGATCGACCGCCAAGGTTTCGCGCGCCTGCGTACCGCGCGCCCGCTGTTGGTGGTCGAGGACACCCTCGTCGCACTGGGGCGCCTGGCGGCGTACTGGCGCAGCCGCTTCGACATTCCGCTCATCGGCGTGACCGGCAGCAACGGCAAGACCTCGGTCAAGGAAATGTGTGCGGCCATCCTGCGCGAGCATCTGCAGGGCGAGGATACGGTGCTCGCCACCGTCGGCAACCTGAACAACGACATCGGCCTGCCGCTGACGCTGCTTGGCCTGCGCGAGGGCCATCGCGCGGCGGTGGTCGAGCTGGGCATGAACCACCCGGGCGAGATCGCCCGCCTGGCAGCGATCGCACGCCCCACGGTGGCGATCGTCACCAACGCCCAGCGAGCCCATCTGGAAGGGCTGCGTTCGCTCGACGAGGTCGCGCGCGAAAAGGGCGCGATCTATACGGCCGGGCGCGAAGATGCGGTGGCCGTGATCAACGCCGACGACGCGCGTGCCGACTACTGGCGTTCGCTCGTGGCGGGGCGGCGCATGCTCGCCTTCGGCATCGCCCGCGACGCCGACGTGCGCGGCAGTGCGATCGTGCACGGGCTTGGCGTGGAGCTCGAAGTGGACAGTTTCGCCGGGCACGCGCGGATCGTGCTGCGCGTGCCCGGCGAGCACAATGCGCGCAACGCGCTGGGGGCTGCGGCCGCTTGTCTGGCCGCCGGCGTCGGGCTCGACACGGTGGTCGCCGGCCTGCAGGCCTACACCGGCACGTGCGGCCGGTTGCAGAAAGTTACCGGGCCGCGCGGTACGTGCATCATCGACGACACCTACAATGCGAACCCCGATTCGGTGCGGGCCGCGATCGACGTCCTGGCGGCGATGCCCGGCCGCAAGCTGCTGGTGCTCGGCGACATGGGCGAAGTGGGCGAGACCGCCGCCCAGGTGCATGACGAGGTCGGCGGCTACGCCAAGAGCCGGGGTGTCGACGCCTTGTTCGCATTCGGCGACCTGAGCCTGCTGGCCGCGCGCAATTTCGGCGACGGCGGCCGTCACTTCGGCAGCATCGAATCACTCGTCGCGGCGCTTGCGCCGTATTTCGCGGCGGACACCACGGTACTCGTGAAGGGTTCGCGATTCATGCGCATGGAGCGCGTCGTCGAGGCGCTGCTCGCTGCGCGCGACGCCGGCGCGGCCGGCCCACAAGGGGATTCCGATGTTGCTTGA
- a CDS encoding UDP-N-acetylmuramoyl-L-alanyl-D-glutamate--2,6-diaminopimelate ligase, translated as MSRERALELLDALAAAGVRPRGVCADSREARTGDLFLAWPGVRSDGREHIGDALARGAAAVLWESGDGRALPDCAVPAIGVEGLRAIAGHLAHEVFGRPSAALWVAGVTGTNGKTTVSQWIAQALEALDVRCGVIGTLGAGFPGRLEPLANTTPDAIVLHRALAALHGAGARAVSMEVSSIGLDQARVAGVEFDVAVFTNLSRDHLEYHGTMDAYGRAKARLFDQSGLSCAVLNIDDAFGAELAAKLAARGQRVIGCTMHETTLPGLPRLVGKPLGVAPSGIRFTVCEDGEHAEVALATVGGFNVANALAVIGVLRARGVPLAEAAQATSRVVPPPGRMQLFGGVGEPLVVVDYAHTPDALAKVLEAARDAATRRGGRLACVFGCGGERDPGKRALMGEAAAALADRVIVTSDNPRGEDPAAIAAMVLEGTGGSARCELDRTQAIRLALAEAHGDDVVVVAGKGHESWQEIGGVRHPYSDAAAVRAALAARASQGESAP; from the coding sequence GTGAGCCGCGAGCGCGCCCTGGAGCTGCTCGACGCCCTCGCGGCCGCCGGTGTGCGGCCGCGTGGCGTATGTGCCGACTCGCGCGAGGCTCGCACCGGTGACCTGTTCCTGGCCTGGCCCGGCGTGCGCAGCGATGGCCGCGAGCATATCGGCGACGCGCTGGCGCGTGGTGCGGCGGCCGTGCTGTGGGAGAGCGGTGACGGCCGCGCGCTGCCCGATTGCGCGGTGCCGGCGATCGGCGTCGAGGGCCTGCGCGCGATCGCGGGCCACCTCGCGCACGAGGTCTTCGGTCGTCCATCGGCCGCGCTGTGGGTGGCCGGCGTCACCGGTACCAACGGCAAGACCACGGTCAGCCAGTGGATCGCGCAGGCACTGGAGGCTCTTGACGTGCGTTGCGGCGTGATCGGGACCTTGGGCGCCGGTTTTCCGGGGCGGCTCGAGCCGCTCGCCAACACCACGCCCGATGCCATCGTCCTGCATCGCGCGCTGGCCGCGCTGCACGGGGCCGGAGCGCGTGCCGTGTCGATGGAGGTGTCCTCGATCGGGCTCGATCAGGCCCGCGTGGCCGGTGTCGAGTTCGACGTCGCGGTGTTCACCAACCTCAGTCGCGACCATCTCGAATATCACGGCACGATGGACGCCTACGGCCGTGCCAAGGCGCGCCTGTTCGACCAGTCGGGGCTGAGTTGTGCGGTGCTCAACATCGACGACGCCTTTGGCGCGGAACTTGCCGCGAAGCTGGCTGCTCGCGGTCAGCGGGTGATTGGCTGCACGATGCACGAGACGACCCTGCCCGGGCTGCCACGACTGGTCGGCAAGCCCCTGGGCGTGGCGCCGTCGGGCATCCGCTTCACCGTGTGCGAGGACGGCGAACATGCCGAGGTCGCGCTGGCGACGGTCGGCGGCTTCAACGTGGCCAATGCGCTGGCCGTGATCGGCGTGCTGCGCGCGCGTGGTGTGCCGCTGGCCGAGGCGGCTCAGGCCACCAGCCGCGTGGTGCCGCCGCCGGGGCGCATGCAGTTGTTCGGTGGCGTGGGCGAGCCGCTGGTGGTGGTCGATTACGCGCATACGCCTGATGCGCTCGCCAAGGTGCTGGAGGCCGCGCGCGATGCGGCCACCCGCCGTGGCGGACGTCTGGCCTGCGTGTTCGGCTGCGGTGGCGAGCGTGATCCGGGCAAGCGCGCGCTGATGGGCGAAGCGGCCGCGGCGCTGGCCGACCGCGTCATCGTCACCAGCGACAACCCGCGCGGCGAGGACCCGGCCGCGATCGCGGCGATGGTGCTCGAAGGCACGGGCGGCAGCGCGCGCTGCGAACTCGACCGCACGCAGGCCATCCGCCTCGCGCTGGCCGAGGCGCATGGCGACGACGTGGTGGTGGTGGCCGGCAAGGGCCACGAGAGCTGGCAGGAGATCGGCGGCGTGCGTCATCCGTACAGCGATGCCGCAGCGGTTCGCGCGGCGCTGGCTGCACGCGCGTCGCAGGGGGAGTCGGCCCCATGA